CGCCCAAGCAATAAGTGAAAATGGAAGCCGCCGGCATTAGTTACCATGCAGCGGTTGTCATCCTCTAGGGGCAATTATTAGGGTGTCTAGTTGGTAACAGCTTTATTTTACGCCAAAAGGAAACAGATACAAAGCTACCACCACCAATGAAAGCCTCTTTCTATTTTTCTAATCTCTTGTGAAAAGCGACCAAATGACGAACAAAAGAAGAGTTGGCATGATGTGTTGCGAATAATATAGAGAAAAGATGGagagaaattaaaacacacCTCAAGTTACAATCCACACAAAACACCTTATTCCATTTTTTATGATAAAAATGAATCATTTCAATTTAAGAGAAAGAAAACAGCAGCATTCCCGACATTTTAATAGTAAAAATTACGGTAGAGGTGGGTGGATTACAATTTAGGATGTGCAACCCTTAATTTCTAAAAACGTTGTTACTTTTGAGAGACCATCATATCAATGACCATAAGAAAATTCACCATTCGATACAGAAAAGTTACATGATTTACTAAACTTAATCCACTTATGTTTGAAGTTAGTTCACCTCGTATCAAATCTTGTCTACTTGATATCTTCACGCACCATCCTATCAAATAATCATCTTTGTTTTGAAAGCTGGAAATTTCTTTTTGGAATACTTAATTTccaaataaaaaggaaaaatgagGAAGCCTAGTGATCAATTAAAAGACCTAAAGTGGGGCGTATATATTCATATGGCACTAATGATAAAAAGTCACATGTGCTTCACCCTGTCAATCATAGTTGACCAAGAAATTCTTTCTTATATTGACAGACAGATTGGCCACCCATGCAGCCAAGCCCTCCATTGAAGACCACTTTGCATATATGCCAACCACTATGGCACTATGCTATGTAGTATGTATATTATTGACGAAATAGGAAATGCACGCGAACACACCTTCAACAAACATACATGTATTAAAAAGGTGATGATCTAAACCAAACATGTGCATACATTCTCAATTTTTTCGATCTTTCAGGCTTCTCCCTCAGACCTCGACACGAATTTTACAATCAGTTGATGGAAGGAGAACTTGAAGGACTCTCAACTCGGGGTAGGGGTACCTTGACCTTTATCTTTATAGGCAGCTTCTAAACATTCCTTGGCCCTGTGAACTTTGGACTGGAGGTAAAAGCTCCCGTTCTTGGCATTGTTTTCAAATAGCCTGTCGTATTTCTGCACAGGTTTAGGCAGAATGTTTTAGAATTCAGACTCACGCGTTTATGACATAACGAGATGATAGTATGACAACAGAAAAATACTTGCCTTTAAGACTTCCTCCCAAGTGGTTCCTTCTGAGATACCAAGAATCTGCCTCGCTTCTTGCTCCGTCATGGCTTTGCCTGCTCTACGAGCGGCATTTTGTAGCGTTTCTTGGGCAACACCAGATTTTGAGGCATCTGCAGGATAGCACAGATTATACATGTAGGGTTAATATCAAGTTTCATTGCTACCAGATCCAACACTAACAAACAGATATAGCAACCTTAAAACCAAATCTAAACCAGGAAGAAAGAACTGACACACTCGAAAACTGTCATGGCAATCTAGCACCTAGAGGCAGCACCAGAAAACTTATCATTCAgtaatatgtatatgtacagCAGAACACGCATATTCTTTCCTTGAATCCAATGGGGCTATTTCTAATAGATGCCCATTAAGAAACAACATGACCATACACTCTAATCTAACAACAAAGTTCACTCAAGAAAGAACTAGCAAAGTGCAGCAAACAGCCTCAGAAACTGCAGATAAGAGATCTCCTTAAGATTTAGATGCTTACGATACTTACCAAACACAAATTAAGATCCTTGATATCAACCATTAATTGTTGGGTGTGTAATTTGGCCATTTGGGCATGTAACTTTATAGACAAatcattatttatttacagatcaatatatatattttttgaacCAGTCAACTAGTTCCAGGACTTGAACGATTAAACCACTTTTAGCTGTTATGTTCCCATGTCTATGCATTTACACTGGATGTCAATACAAGTTTAAGGGTCGATTTTGTTACTTAAGAAGCAGTCATAAGTTCAGAATATTGTGTAACAGAAATTTACTTCAGAACACCCCTAAAaggataataataataataataataataataataataataataataataacccAGGGAGAGGAGAAAGACATTCTAGCTCAAATCAGGGAAACCACAGCACTGATCCATGACCAGGGCACACCCTTTCTTACTCATGAACAATGGAGATCAGTTGAGGTGATTGCAATGTAACAGTGTGTAAGAAGGAACTAACAAGCAGATGAGAAAGAACTGACCAACCATGGTTGCTAACTTGACAATTGTTGTTTTATGTATAGTAGTGGGTGCAGCCATAAACACAATAAAAAAACGTGCTTTGCTAGACTTAGCCAGAGAAAGCTAGAAGATCAATGCTTGCAGCATCGTTGTGTAGGATCCAGTACGGTCAATTAGGGTACCTCTATACTACATTTAAGTGACACTAAAATATCATACTCTCATGTCAAGAGTCATGTATCCCTCCACCCATCAATGCAAAACATAGAGCAAAGCAGATATTCTAGGTTTAGTGTTGCTGCTAAAGTTTTGTTTTATAAATGATGAATCCGTATTCCTTTATTAGGCTGGTAAGCTATGATGTCTTATAGAGATCATACAAAAGACATTAGGTGCTAGTCAGAGTGTCAGACGGAAAGACGGTCATTAGCGCCAACAGGACTAGGCAGGGACTAGGcagttttgatttttcatattttatataatttataaaatttaagGACTAAATAGAGGTTATATATTAattgataaaaatataaacaaacTGGAACTCTAGCCAATTATGTTATCTTCAAAATGGAGCAGCACGTGGCTCCTTAAAGATTTGATCTTATCTTTAGATCATATTCTCTGTGCTGCATTACAACTCTTCTTAGAGTCCCTGTATTTCTCCTCCAGGAATAGCGCAAGCCCAGACCTCATCTTCTACAACTCACTCCCCCACCAATTCTTAATTCCACACTAAATCCACCAAAAAACTTTAAGCAAACTTAGAGCAGGGAAAGTACTTTCAACGAGAGACAAAGAAAGAGACTGAGGGGAGAGACCGAGGGGTATGTCAAGGAGAAAGACAGAAGTAAAGTGTCAAAATGAgagggagaagagagagaggtgcTGAGAGTTGAGGAGAGAGAGCTGAATGGCCGACCCACCTTGAAACCCAGCCCACTCCCTTAGGCGAACATTAGGCCTATCCAGGTGTCCCCCTAAATCCAAACACGATTTTCCAAACGATTAGTCATTAATTGCAGCGGCCACTCACCTTCTAGCACCTAGGCAGCCGCCTAGAGCATATTTTAGTTCGTTGAATTATACCTACAGGGTCTGAATAAGCCACCCGTGACTAGTACGCAGATCAGTGTGGTTGGGGTAGGGTCAGTCGACTAGATTGGATCATGACAAGCATTGCAATTCCAATCAGGATTCACAGATTTACCATGAATGTGTCAACTGATATCTATATAGTACGCTAATGTACAACAGAGCTACCATCCTGGTTTTGCTGCCAGATTTGAGTGGCAACATCATATTGATTACTATAATCCTTTTCTCCACTATTTCACTATTCAAAAGCACATTAATTTATCTATCATATGGCTGCTTAGTAATAGTTATAAAACTGGTTCTTTTTAACTAATTATGTCATGGATGTGTTTAATACAGGTGGACGGAACGCAAATGAGTGAGATTTTAGGAAGCAAATCAGCTTATTTATTATCACTGTAATTACAAACAGCCTCAAAATACGATCTGCTGGCctcaaaaatcaacttaggTTCAACTAATGGCCCACGTATTGCGATGTAATTTTCAGCATAGTATAACACACATAGCTAAAGCATTTATTGAAGCACAAATGTGAAATAATCCATTCACACCATCTAGGTAAAAGTACCAACAGGTAATATTAGGCTGTGCAACCCAATCTTTCAAGGTCTAGAAAGTGAATCGTGAATACACCAAACCTTGGAAAAATTTTGAAGTGTCAGAAAGTGAAACCTGAATGCCAACTTATAGAAGGAAGTTCTGCTTATTTTTGCACACATTTCTAGAAGAGATTACTTCATCGCTCTACGAAACAGATAATGGTTGTAATACATAAATACCAAAGGGCTTTGACATTGGTaaactaaaaactcaaataagTCTTTGATCTGGCATTCTTAATGGCATGCCAGATCAGTAAACATGTACAAATGCACTTAGTGTGCTTTTTATTCAAATTTCACGTCAGAAAAAATTTGAACCAGTACCAGGTTTATTATACTAATATTTACCAATCTGATATATACAACTTTGAATAAATCTCTGACCTACAAACATACCTACATGAGCCAAACTATTAAAACTAACTATAGCAGTAAGAAAACACAGCAGAAAGGATCAATTACCAATCATCTATATTCAATGGAAAGATCATATAAAGGCTGCAAACCATGCATTAAGAGAAAGCTTACTTGTAAGTGCCTGACGATATGCTTGAACTAAAGCCCTCCCCAGTATACCAGAACCCATAACAATTAAGTTAGCAAGAATCTTAGCAGCCTGTGCACATGGAtgcaaacataaaataaaacacacaatctaattaatcaaagatccAAGAATTATTGATATTATTTAACCCCCTCATCTGAGTGCCTTATCTCTCTCAGTCATGGACTGCACATTGCACATATAAATGCAGGTACTGAAATTATGAACAAAGGAAGCACAATAAACCCAGGAGGGTGCTCCCTATGTTCAGATGAATGACTG
This is a stretch of genomic DNA from Argentina anserina chromosome 4, drPotAnse1.1, whole genome shotgun sequence. It encodes these proteins:
- the LOC126791880 gene encoding mitochondrial import inner membrane translocase subunit PAM16 like 2-like encodes the protein MAAKILANLIVMGSGILGRALVQAYRQALTNASKSGVAQETLQNAARRAGKAMTEQEARQILGISEGTTWEEVLKKYDRLFENNAKNGSFYLQSKVHRAKECLEAAYKDKGQGTPTPS